A stretch of Glandiceps talaboti chromosome 18, keGlaTala1.1, whole genome shotgun sequence DNA encodes these proteins:
- the LOC144448967 gene encoding uncharacterized protein LOC144448967 — translation MVKFLIRPLTLGSTASPERRRRMTDGSISAVLLAFLMMSIGISLTICQLFKLQRSVYPSIGTVLPIITIVTVLLSMLTLVIIVLKRGYWVYNKEELDRGIRQRSGTEVNFRDPVRARLLPLCCALIGLGCISFHLVGAYHHFHYHFYYAYSAEITFKIFYCLQVPFTVLLVIFIYVYSTTVLKNRLSLRYIIILLACTVIFSYLTVFVDKYSSLDANSIDASQNLTKFPNNVEIFLVLFAMQFLILVASFLYECWARMGDPPLRRDTSLRRETDQSRRRSSKAKRKLFIDHERKHLLGNTDDSSDTGGGGGGGVSGVSTDKTFERSKDKKTVHIPGSYTYTPNATQVKATVERTDRPGHAHGSPKSVGTDYEIVSPYTTLEANQNPEYTEYFYPKPRLTPCDDNIYEDVEEEIEHTTFSADDDETNVYEVVFNPTTGTMAKHSGQKIARKEAFKRKREQNYGTLHNSYEEETVCHHSRCEQLCLNSLKITGIIVGFLFSISMLIFAIILTSQCQTNVVHDVTCLGRHFNTTCDISVVRTYIYAYYSCKTVLFILVIICCWVFFHIFGKDSDGYNISKLHPQDIFLLISAFGVFLHQSFCAFSAISNIGADNGNQCFMEGLPSLILAETVLSIIVTYLQTTLLISNFACDKHQRHRSMVLVAILTTLLTFIVISNTAMWLLHSFFTVSPYFCLSTMQKIFYGEIGWFVISSLTLPSVLYFHLQSILTSFGLIFQYRKYTYQQN, via the coding sequence ATGGTGAAATTTCTGATCCGACCCCTGACTCTAGGGTCGACTGCGTCACCCGAAAGGCGAAGACGAATGACAGATGGATCGATCTCAGCGGTTCTTTTAGCTTTTCTGATGATGAGTATTGGTATCTCCTTGACAATTTGCCAATTGTTCAAACTGCAACGCAGTGTATATCCAAGCATTGGGACAGTGTTACCCATAATCACTATAGTCACGGTATTGCTGTCTATGCTAACATTGGTGATCATTGTTCTAAAGAGAGGCTATTGGGTTTATAATAAAGAAGAGCTAGATCGTGGAATCCGACAGAGATCTGGAACCGAAGTGAATTTTCGAGACCCAGTGAGAGCCAGGTTGCTACCGTTATGTTGTGCGTTGATTGGACTTGGTTGTATATCGTTTCATCTAGTTGGTGCATACCAtcattttcattatcatttctATTACGCCTACTCAGCtgaaataacttttaaaatCTTTTACTGCTTACAAGTGCCGTTCACCGTTCTCTTGGTTATTTTCATTTACGTGTACAGCACTACCGTCTTAAAGAACCGACTGTCCTTACGATACATTATCATACTCCTGGCATGTACGGTGATATTTTCGTACCTCACAGTCTTCGTTGATAAATATAGCTCACTTGATGCCAACTCCATCGATGCAAGCCAAAATCTGACAAAATTTCCAAACAACGTGGAAATATTCCTTGTTCTCTTTGCGATGCAATTTCTCATTCTCGTCGCCAGTTTTCTCTATGAATGTTGGGCAAGGATGGGAGATCCTCCTCTGCGTAGAGACACCTCACTACGTAGAGAAACTGACCAATCCAGACGACGGTCTTCAAAAGCAAAACGAAAACTTTTCATAGACCACGAACGTAAACATCTCCTCGGGAACACCGATGACTCTTCAGatactggtggtggtggtggtggtggtgtgtcaGGCGTATCAACAGACAAGACATTCGAGAGGTCCAAGGATAAGAAAACTGTTCATATACCTGGTAGTTATACATATACTCCGAACGCAACACAAGTGAAAGCCACCGTTGAACGCACAGATCGTCCGGGACACGCGCACGGCTCACCTAAATCTGTTGGAACAGATTACGAGATCGTTTCACCATACACGACGTTAGAGGCGAACCAAAACCCCGAATATACTGAATACTTCTACCCTAAACCGAGACTAACACCATGTGATGACAACATCTACGAGGACGTGGAGGAGGAAATAGAACACACAACCTTTTCCGCGGATGACGACGAAACTAACGTATATGAGGTTGTGTTCAACCCTACAACTggaactatggctaaacattCAGGTCAGAAAATAGCCCGAAAAGAGGCTTTTAAAAGAAAACGAGAACAAAATTACGGAACACTACACAACAGCTATGAAGAAGAAACTGTATGCCATCACTCGCGGTGTGAGCAGTTGTGTCTTAACTCGCTCAAGATCACTGGAATTATTGTCGGGTTTCTATTTAGTATTTCAATGCTAATTTTTGCCATTATTCTAACGAGTCAGTGCCAAACCAATGTCGTTCACGACGTTACCTGTCTCGGTAGACATTTCAACACGACTTGTGATATTTCTGTTGTACGTACTTATATCTACGCTTACTACAGTTGCAAGACCGTGCTCTTTATCCTTGTAATCATCTGTTGCTGGGTCTTCTTTCACATCTTTGGTAAAGATAGCGATGGCtacaatatttcaaagcttCATCCACAAGACATTTTCTTACTAATATCAGCGTTTGGTGTCTTTCTACACCAATCGTTTTGCGCCTTCTCTGCGATCTCAAATATTGGCGCTGACAACGGAAACCAGTGCTTCATGGAAGGTTTGCCTAGTCTGATACTGGCTGAGACAGTCCTGTCGATAATCGTAACGTACCTCCAAACGACTCTTCTTATTTCGAACTTCGCATGTGACAAGCACCAACGACATAGATCTATGGTGTTGGTAGCTATTTTAACTACGCTATTAACATTTATTGTCATCAGTAACACTGCAATGTGGCTATTACACAGTTTCTTCACTGTGAGTCCATATTTCTGTCTCTCCACTATGCAAAAAATATTCTATGGCGAGATTGGTTGGTTTGTCATCAGTTCCCTCACCCTTCCAAGTGTTCTTTACTTTCACCTCCAATCAATTCTCACATCATTCGGTTTGATTTTTCAGTACAGAAAATATACATACcaacaaaactaa